One stretch of Streptomyces sp. NBC_00443 DNA includes these proteins:
- a CDS encoding DUF1876 domain-containing protein yields MVQTTVGWHVEMEFQEDETHTRAVAMVRLPDGSEVRAHGHAARHHTDSNQPRVGEEIAGARALNELAMQMLTKAHSEIDQASGRTSHPIHV; encoded by the coding sequence ATGGTGCAGACCACTGTGGGATGGCATGTCGAGATGGAGTTCCAGGAGGACGAGACCCACACGCGGGCGGTCGCGATGGTGCGGCTCCCCGACGGCAGCGAGGTACGCGCGCACGGACACGCCGCACGGCACCACACGGACTCGAATCAGCCACGCGTCGGCGAGGAGATCGCCGGCGCCCGTGCGCTGAACGAGCTCGCGATGCAGATGCTCACCAAGGCGCACAGCGAGATCGACCAGGCGTCGGGGCGTACGTCCCACCCCATCCACGTCTGA
- a CDS encoding serine hydrolase domain-containing protein, whose amino-acid sequence MDVNGAVAEGFEPVREAFIRNFGTLGERGAAVAVYLDGRKVADLWAGTKDVDGTQPWQHGTAQVVRSATKGVAAAVPLILRQRGQLDLDAPVGEYWPEFKAHGKERLLVRHVLNHRAGLPVLDRPLTPEEALDPHRGPEAVAAQAPAWVPGTDHGYHALTYGWLLDELVRRVTGRWAGEWLAAEIAGPLGLDLWLGLPESEAGRVGRTGRVEGPEPAGGLRARPRRSVTEAYQDPASLTRRAFAAITPFPDQNDPAYRAAALPATNGIATADGLARFYAALIGEVDGVRLFDPATVELARAEESAGQDRVLVVNTRFGLGYMLHGSASPLLGPGSFGHPGRGGALGFADPETGIAFGYVTNGFRKTVTADPRAQALIRAVRAALP is encoded by the coding sequence GTGGACGTGAACGGCGCAGTGGCCGAGGGCTTCGAGCCGGTCCGGGAGGCGTTCATACGGAACTTCGGCACCCTCGGGGAGCGCGGCGCGGCCGTCGCCGTGTACCTGGACGGGCGCAAGGTCGCCGACCTGTGGGCCGGCACGAAGGACGTCGACGGCACGCAGCCGTGGCAGCACGGCACCGCGCAGGTCGTGCGCTCGGCGACCAAGGGCGTCGCCGCCGCCGTCCCCCTGATCCTGCGGCAGCGTGGGCAGCTGGACCTGGACGCGCCGGTGGGTGAGTACTGGCCGGAGTTCAAGGCGCACGGCAAGGAGCGCCTGCTGGTCCGGCATGTGCTGAACCACCGCGCCGGGCTCCCGGTGCTCGACCGCCCGCTCACGCCCGAGGAGGCGCTGGACCCCCACCGCGGCCCCGAGGCCGTGGCTGCTCAGGCTCCCGCGTGGGTACCGGGTACCGATCACGGCTATCACGCGCTGACGTACGGCTGGCTGCTGGACGAGCTGGTGCGCCGGGTGACCGGGCGGTGGGCCGGCGAGTGGCTCGCGGCGGAGATCGCCGGTCCGCTCGGCCTGGACCTGTGGCTCGGGCTGCCGGAGTCCGAGGCGGGCCGGGTGGGCCGTACCGGCCGCGTCGAGGGACCCGAGCCGGCGGGCGGGCTCCGTGCCCGTCCGAGGCGCTCGGTCACCGAGGCCTACCAGGACCCGGCCTCCCTCACGCGCCGCGCCTTCGCCGCGATCACCCCCTTCCCCGACCAGAACGACCCCGCCTACCGTGCCGCCGCCCTCCCCGCGACGAACGGCATCGCGACGGCCGACGGACTGGCCCGCTTCTACGCCGCGCTCATCGGCGAGGTCGACGGGGTACGGCTCTTCGACCCGGCGACGGTGGAGCTGGCGCGGGCCGAGGAGTCGGCGGGGCAGGACCGCGTCCTGGTGGTCAACACCCGTTTCGGTCTTGGTTACATGCTGCACGGCAGCGCGTCCCCGCTGCTGGGTCCGGGTTCCTTCGGCCACCCGGGCCGCGGCGGCGCCCTCGGCTTCGCCGACCCGGAGACGGGGATCGCCTTCGGCTATGTGACGAACGGCTTCCGCAAGACGGTGACGGCGGACCCGAGGGCGCAGGCGTTGATACGGGCGGTGCGGGCGGCGCTCCCCTAG